A stretch of Eschrichtius robustus isolate mEscRob2 chromosome 6, mEscRob2.pri, whole genome shotgun sequence DNA encodes these proteins:
- the MUC4 gene encoding LOW QUALITY PROTEIN: mucin-4 (The sequence of the model RefSeq protein was modified relative to this genomic sequence to represent the inferred CDS: deleted 1 base in 1 codon): protein METTRETQSTTITDVTTSTPSSSPSGHTRTEGTPRETSSSGETLTSSPAGVSRTPATTSEIETQNTTIADVTTSTPSSSPSGHTLTEGTPRETSSSREVTTFIPAPSRENHTTLATTTTTGLWTAPTYPHATLGTSGGTSFSITSTIPQATSVVSTSGSQGRQSTSPATSVSLDTTSAISQTHQTQGTATTGEPQTSTLASLVTDTTLGGTAPALSSTASNQITSGSAPPETSTSGKIKSFSPTSSRESHPTLSTTKLSTATSPDTTPGTTGLGSVIVSSTVSTIISEVSTTGRPTGQSSPASPSTSPQETSAISQMAQTQSTGTTKGSETVSSVSQVTETFSAVTSPPPSSTSNVHTSPQTVTHTLSPSGTSTTFISNPVTPGPAVTWSSTTLFTGHPTHLSVTSTSPPSTAPLSSSVTSETSGTIVTSQKTDSGRSTATSLPLTTSQTLTTSTADTSRGTHSTAAPVPIKPEKGVSLFPYGLRARDQEFVKRTVDFTSPLFKPQIGFPLGSSLRDSLYFTDNGQIIFPESEYQIFSYPNPPLRGFTAWDPVALVAPFWDDADFSNSRGTIFYQEYETLYDEYNLLVREVESWIKMLTNTRKYKARWTLKVTWFHAPAYPAWGTVGTSTYQAILSTDGSRSYALFLYQSGGMQWDVTRRPGNPVLMGFSSGDGYFKNSPLTFQPVWEKYRPDQFLDSNSGLRGLQIYKLHKEEKPNYRLQCLQWLKRQSQWPSWGWNQISCPCSWRQGLWDLRFQPSSLPEEYQNRTEGLMGFWNGNPDDDFRMPNGSTLPPGSSEEMLFHYGMAWEINGTSLFGKRDDHLPSNFTPVFFSQLSGNKSLNENLTSKCNGDKQCIYDALATGNKSLGLYTGMLFRKYQQMNTTLNQYPPSIEGPDVMEAYMGQAKLVNYTSSAKDVTFTLRNNCTDFKLFENGALLWTPKLLEPFTLEILARSAKDNLSSVLKPRTVVCACKAESQCLYNQTSRVGDSSLEVADCKCDGNTLGRYCNHSKDPCDEQCFPNVKCISGKGCEACPPNLTGDGRHCAPLENPFLCQNKSCPENYCYNNGHCYISQALACQPTCTCPPAFTDTRCFLAGNNFPPTVRLELPLRIIHLSLIEDEGASQADVNASVAYRLRNLDVRAFLWNRQVDRIEPPTALASGSSLHCWNIISEFQYRPGGPVINFLNTQLLDAVVEAFLTPWRRWKRSAGPRNNVTFHPIRRKDVYSMMALNVSTLETYFQCSGYKGYHLVFHPQSGFTCVSPCSEGYCEHGGQCQHLPEGPRCSCEPFSIYTPWGERCEHLSLKLGAFFGILFGALGALLLLGVVLFVLLRFWGWSGTRFSYPLGSKAEALPRTGCCGL from the exons ATGGAAACCACCAGAGAAACTCAAAGCACCACCATCACAGATGTGACCACATCAACTCCCTCATCATCCCCAAGTGGACACACTCGTACAGAAGGCACTCCCCGGGAGACATCCTCTTCAGGTGAAACACTCACTTCATCCCCAGCTGGTGTGAGCCGCACACCTGCAACAACATCAGAAAT AGAAACTCAAAACACCACCATCGCAGATGTGACCACATCAACTCCCTCATCATCCCCAAGTGGACACACTCTTACAGAAGGCACTCCCCGGGAGACATCCTCGTCAC GTGAAGTGACAACCTTCATCCCAGCACCTTCCAGGGAGAACCACACAACTCTGGCCACTACCACTACCACAGGACTGTGGACAGCACCAACCTACCCCCACGCCACGCTGGGAACTTCAGGTGGCACATCATTTTCCATAACAAGCACCATTCCTCAGGCCACCTCTGTCGTCTCAACCTCGGGAAGCCAAGGAAGACAATCAACATCCCCTGCTACCAGCGTCTCACTTGACACAACATCAGCCATTTCCCAAACCCATCAGACTCAAGGCACAGCGACCACTGGAGAACCACAAACCAGTACGTTGGCCTCCTTGGTGACGGACACCACCTTGGGGGGCACAGCTCCTGCTTTGTCATCCACAGCAAGCAACCAAATAACTTCAGGAAGTGCTCCCCCAGAAACATCTACCTCAGGTAAGATCAAGAGTTTCTCACCAACTTCCTCCAGGGAAAGCCACCCAACTCTGTCAACGACCAAACTGTCCACTGCAACCAGTCCTGACACTACTCCAGGAACCACAGGACTGGGGTCCGTTATTGTCTCCAGCACCGTTTCAACCATCATCTCTGAGGTCTCAACAACAGGGAGACCTACAGGACAGTCAAGCCCAGCTTCTCCCAGCACCTCTCCTCAGGAAACCTCAGCCATTTCCCAGATGGCTCAGACTCAAAGTACAGGAACCACCAAAGGATCTGAAACTGTCAGTTCAGTCTCCCAGGTGACTGAAACCTTCTCAGCAGTCACATCTCCACCTCCTTCATCCACATCAAATGTACACACATCTCCACAAACTGTTACCCATACACTGTCACCTTCAGGCACCAGCACAACCTTTATCTCAAACCCAGTCA CCCCTGGCCCTGCAGTCACCTGGAGCTCCACCACCCTATTCACAGGTCACCCCACTCATCTGTCTGTTACCAGCACTTCTCCACCATCCACAGCACCCTTAAGCTCCTCCGTGACGTCTGAGACATCAG GAACAATCGTAACCTCACAGAAGACAGACAGTGGGAGAAGCACAGCAACATCTCTACCCTTAACAACCTCCCAGACCCTTACCACGTCCACTGCTGACACTTCCAGAGGCACCCACTCAACAGCTGCCCCAGTCCCTATCAAGCCCGAGAAAG GCGTTTCCCTCTTCCCCTACGGGCTGCGTGCCAGAGACCAGGAGTTTGTCAAGAGGACTGTGGACTTCACCTCGCCACTCTTCAAACCCCAGATTGGCTTCCCCCTCGGCTCCTCTCTCCGGGATTCCCTCTAC TTCACAGATAATGGCCAGATCATTTTTCCGGAATCAGAGTACCAGATTTTCTCCTACCCCAACCCTCCCCTTAGAGGCTTTACAGCCTGGGATCCTGTGGCCCTGGTGGCTCCATTCTGGGACGATGCTGATTTCTCCAACAGCCGGGGAACCATATTTTACCAG GAATACGAGACTCTCTATGATGAATACAACCTGCTAGTGAGGGAGGTGGAGTCTTGGATTAAAATGTTAACAAACACCCGGAAATACAAAGCCAGGTGGACGCTAAAGGTCACGTGGTTCCATGCCCCCGCCTATCCTGCCTGGGGGACCGTCGGG ACCAGCACCTACCAGGCCATCCTTTCCACAGACGGGAGCAGGTCCTACGCCTTGTTTCTCTACCAAAGCGGCGGTATGCAGTGGGATGTGACCCGGCGCCCAGGCAACCCCGTCCTGATGGGCTTCTCCAG TGGAGACGGGTATTTCAAAAACAGCCCGTTGACATTCCAGCCAGTGTGGGAGAAGTATCGTCCAGACCAATTCCTGGATTCCAACTCAG GCCTCCGAGGGCTGCAAATCTACAAGCTACACAAAGAAGAAAAGCCCAACTACCGTCTCCAGTGCCTGCAGTGGTTGAAGAGACAGTCTCAGTGGCCCAGCTGGGGCTGGAACCAGATCTCCTGCCCGTGTTCCTGGAGGCAGGGACTATGGGACTTGAGATTCCAGCCCA GCAGCCTCCCGGAGGAGTATCAGAACCGCACAGAGGGCCTCATGG GCTTCTGGAACGGCAACCCAGATGATGACTTCAGGATGCCCAATGGCTCCACCCTTCCCCCAGGGAGCTCCGAGGAGATGCTTTTTCACTATGGAATGGCCT GGGAAATCAACGGAACAAGCCTTTTTGGCAAGAGGGATGACCATTTGCCTTCCAACTTCACCCCTGTCTTCTTTTCACAACTGTCGGGAAACAAATCTTTGAATGAAAATTTGACCTCCAAGTGTAATGGAGATAAACAATGCATCTACGATGCCCTGGCCACAGGAAACAAAAGCCTTGGACTGTACACTGGGATGCTCTTTAGAAAATACCAGCAGATGAACACCACCCTGA ATCAGTACCCCCCCTCTATTGAGGGTCCTGATGTGATGGAAGCTTACATGGGACAGGCCAAGCTGGTTAATTACACCAGCAGCGCTAAGGACGTCACATTCACTCTCAGAAACAACTGCACTGACTTCAAGCTCTTTG AGAATGGGGCATTGCTATGGACACCAAAGTTGCTGGAACCATTTACTCTGGAGATTCTAGCAAGAAGTGCCAAGGACAACTTGTCATCTGTACTCAAGCCAAGGACGGTGGTCTGTGCGTGCAAGGCAGAGAGCCAGTGTTTATACAACCAGACCAGCCGGGTGGGTGATTCCTCCCTGGAG GTGGCCGACTGCAAGTGTGACGGGAACACCTTAGGCCGCTACTGCAACCACTCCAAGGACCCCTGTGACGAGCAGTGCTTCCCGAATGTGAAGTGCATTTCCGGGAAGGGCTGCGAGGCCTGCCCACCGAACCTGACTGGGGATGGACGTCACTGTGCAC CCCTGGAGAACCCTTTCCTCTGTCAGAACAAGTCCTGCCCTGAGAATTACTGCTACAACAACGGCCACTGCTACATCTCCCAGGCTCTGGCCTGCCAGCCCACCTGCACCTGCCCCCCAGCCTTCACCGACACCCGCTGCTTCCTGGCTGGGAACAATTTCCCTCCAACCGTCCGTCTAG AGCTTCCCTTAAGGATCATCCATCTCTCGCTCATTGAAGACGAAGGTGCCTCCCAAGCAGATGTCAATGCCTCG GTGGCCTATAGACTGAGGAACCTGGATGTGCGGGCCTTTCTCTGGAACAGACAAGTGGATCGAAT TGAACCCCCAACAGCACTGGCCTCAGGAAGCTCCCTTCACTGCTGGAACATCATCTCGGAGTTCCAGTACCGCCCTGGGGGCCCTGTCATCAACTTCCTGAATACCCAGCTGCTAGACGCAGTGGTGGAGGCGTTCTTAACTCCATGGAGGAGGTGGAAGAGAAGTGCGGGGCCCAGGAACAACGTGACCTTCCACCCCATCCGCAGGAAGGACGTGTACAGTATGATGGCTC